In one Kitasatospora cineracea genomic region, the following are encoded:
- a CDS encoding ABC transporter ATP-binding protein: MSDAITLDAVSKVHGKGRGAVAALREVTVRLPKGGFTAVMGPSGSGKSTFLHCAAGLDRPSSGTVRLGGTDLSRLGERELTELRRERAGFVFQSFNLVSALTVEQNVTLPLRLAGRRADAGRLAELVRRVGLQDRTGHRPGQLSGGQQQRVAIARALVADPEVVFADEPTGALDTMTAREVLVLLRQTVDELGQTLVMVTHDPVAASYADEVLFLADGRVVDTLTGPTAAAVADRMIRLGAWNR, encoded by the coding sequence ATGAGCGATGCGATCACTTTGGACGCCGTGAGCAAGGTCCACGGCAAGGGGCGGGGCGCGGTCGCCGCGCTGCGGGAGGTGACGGTGCGGCTGCCGAAGGGCGGCTTCACCGCGGTGATGGGGCCGTCCGGTTCGGGCAAGAGCACCTTCCTGCACTGCGCGGCGGGCCTGGACCGCCCGTCCTCCGGGACGGTCCGGCTCGGCGGCACCGACCTGTCCCGGCTGGGCGAGCGGGAGCTGACCGAACTGCGGCGCGAGCGCGCCGGGTTCGTGTTCCAGTCGTTCAACCTGGTCTCCGCGCTGACCGTCGAGCAGAACGTCACGCTGCCGCTGCGGCTGGCCGGGCGGCGGGCCGACGCCGGGCGGCTGGCGGAACTCGTCCGCCGGGTGGGCCTGCAGGACCGCACCGGGCACCGGCCGGGCCAGCTGTCCGGCGGTCAGCAGCAGCGGGTGGCGATCGCGCGGGCGCTGGTCGCGGACCCGGAGGTGGTGTTCGCCGACGAACCCACCGGTGCGCTGGACACCATGACGGCCCGTGAGGTGCTCGTCCTGCTGCGGCAGACCGTCGACGAGCTCGGCCAGACCCTGGTCATGGTCACCCACGACCCGGTCGCCGCGTCCTACGCCGACGAGGTGCTGTTCCTGGCCGACGGCCGGGTCGTCGACACCCTGACCGGGCCGACCGCCGCCGCGGTCGCCGACCGCATGATCCGGCTGGGGGCGTGGAACCGATGA
- a CDS encoding response regulator transcription factor — MIRLLLAEDQHVVRGALVALLGLEPDLDVVAEADSADDVLPRALVFRPDVAVLDIEMPGRTDGLQAAAALKERLPACRTLMLTSLGRPGLLRRALDAKVDGFLLKTAPPADLVAAIRRVAAGGRVLDPALAVAAWDLADNPLTPRENDVLRELAGGAEPPEIAACLHLSTGTVRNVLTAVVGKLNARNRTDAVRIAREAGWL; from the coding sequence ATGATCAGACTCCTGCTGGCCGAGGACCAGCACGTGGTGCGCGGCGCCCTGGTGGCCCTCCTCGGGCTGGAACCCGACCTGGACGTCGTCGCGGAGGCGGACTCGGCGGACGACGTGCTGCCCCGGGCCCTGGTCTTCCGCCCCGACGTGGCGGTCCTGGACATCGAGATGCCCGGCCGGACGGACGGACTCCAAGCGGCCGCCGCGCTCAAGGAGCGGCTGCCCGCCTGCCGGACGCTGATGCTCACCTCGCTCGGCCGCCCCGGACTGCTCCGCCGCGCCCTGGACGCCAAGGTCGACGGCTTCCTGCTGAAGACCGCACCGCCCGCCGACCTGGTTGCGGCCATCCGCCGGGTGGCCGCCGGCGGAAGGGTGCTGGACCCGGCCCTGGCCGTCGCCGCCTGGGACCTGGCGGACAACCCGCTCACCCCCCGCGAGAACGACGTCCTGCGCGAACTGGCCGGCGGCGCCGAACCGCCCGAGATCGCCGCCTGCCTGCACCTGTCCACCGGCACCGTGCGCAACGTGCTGACCGCGGTCGTCGGCAAACTGAACGCCCGCAACCGCACCGACGCCGTCCGGATCGCCCGCGAGGCCGGCTGGCTCTGA
- a CDS encoding sensor histidine kinase yields the protein MAAAVAVALVLVHLVRGAGRVVAEPAAGVAVVAACLVLAGLQLRHTRGAAGWGGWAAVEVGVGFLAVGPLGVSVGLLCLPAASLLLERRRVLLALLVAGAAAVEAGRAAEPREVVDLLLTVALGGAMLYAVTALALLAGRVHGARLELAASAVTDERLRIASALGSGLDAGMARIREAAERRDPAALDGLIDTAQRTLGAVRAAAAELRSLSLAPEAASARALLGSAGIAADLRIGHREPLGPAGTVLAVVLREAVTAVVRVGDARRCEVSTEERAGRVVLRVVSDGVPTAALGADVLDDLAERVRAVGGRLAAGLEPDGRFAVEASVAVAPAPAAVDPPELRTALGLYWFLLAVFCAKALMFVPPSRLWLGAGCVAVFCAFQVRFSIRDATRHARAALLASAVLALLPLPWLGRNWIGAAGILAGSLLIALPLRAGAAAAVAVVAAAGVVGGHGPVPVLLTAVSALVTCVVVYAVLRLVRLVRELQRAAAGRRAAAVVTERLRAARDLHDLLGHGLTAILLRAELARRLADGDPARCRAELAGIARLAERGRAELGALADDGPRLSFTAELASAAVVLEAAGIVVELEDGPVPDAAGAVLGVVLREAVTNVLRHSRARHARIAVSAAGGAVRLEVENDGVGADVTAPGSGIGGLTVRLAGAGGTLAAGPDDGWYLLRAEVPLR from the coding sequence TTGGCGGCGGCGGTGGCCGTGGCGCTGGTGCTGGTGCACCTGGTGCGGGGGGCCGGGCGGGTCGTGGCGGAGCCTGCCGCGGGGGTGGCGGTCGTGGCGGCCTGCCTGGTGCTGGCGGGGCTGCAGCTGCGGCACACCCGAGGGGCGGCCGGGTGGGGCGGGTGGGCGGCCGTGGAGGTGGGGGTCGGGTTCCTCGCGGTCGGTCCGCTCGGGGTGTCGGTCGGGCTGCTGTGCCTGCCGGCGGCTTCGCTGCTGCTGGAGCGGCGCCGGGTGCTGCTGGCCCTGCTGGTGGCGGGGGCGGCGGCGGTGGAGGCGGGCCGGGCCGCGGAACCGCGGGAGGTCGTCGACCTGCTACTGACCGTCGCGCTGGGCGGCGCCATGCTCTACGCCGTGACCGCGCTGGCGCTGCTGGCGGGCCGGGTCCACGGGGCCCGGCTGGAGCTGGCGGCCTCCGCGGTCACCGACGAGCGGCTGCGCATCGCGTCCGCGCTGGGGAGCGGGCTGGACGCGGGCATGGCCCGGATCCGGGAGGCCGCGGAGCGCCGGGACCCGGCGGCGCTGGACGGGCTGATCGACACGGCGCAGCGGACGCTGGGGGCGGTCCGGGCCGCCGCTGCCGAGCTGCGCAGCCTCTCGCTGGCCCCGGAGGCGGCGAGCGCCCGCGCCCTGCTGGGTTCGGCGGGCATCGCGGCCGACCTGCGGATCGGGCACCGCGAGCCGCTCGGTCCGGCCGGGACGGTGCTGGCGGTGGTGCTGCGGGAGGCGGTGACCGCGGTGGTGCGGGTCGGGGACGCCCGGCGGTGCGAGGTCTCCACCGAGGAGCGGGCCGGGCGGGTGGTGCTGCGGGTGGTCAGCGACGGGGTGCCGACGGCGGCGCTCGGCGCGGACGTCCTCGACGACCTGGCGGAGCGGGTGCGGGCCGTCGGCGGGCGGCTGGCGGCGGGTCTGGAGCCGGACGGGCGCTTCGCGGTGGAGGCGTCGGTGGCGGTGGCGCCGGCCCCGGCCGCCGTCGACCCGCCCGAGCTGCGGACCGCGCTGGGCCTGTACTGGTTCCTGCTCGCGGTGTTCTGCGCGAAGGCGCTGATGTTCGTCCCCCCGTCCCGGCTCTGGCTCGGAGCGGGGTGCGTGGCGGTGTTCTGCGCCTTCCAGGTCCGTTTCTCGATCCGGGACGCGACCCGGCACGCCCGCGCCGCGCTGCTCGCCTCGGCGGTGCTCGCCCTGCTGCCGCTGCCCTGGCTGGGCCGGAACTGGATCGGCGCGGCCGGCATCCTGGCCGGTTCGCTGCTGATCGCCCTGCCGCTGCGCGCGGGCGCGGCGGCGGCCGTCGCGGTGGTGGCGGCCGCCGGGGTGGTCGGCGGGCACGGCCCGGTGCCGGTGCTGCTGACCGCGGTCAGCGCGCTGGTCACCTGCGTGGTGGTGTACGCGGTGCTGCGCCTGGTCCGGCTGGTGCGGGAGTTGCAGCGGGCGGCGGCCGGGCGGCGGGCGGCCGCCGTCGTCACCGAGCGGCTGCGGGCCGCCCGGGACCTGCACGACCTGCTCGGGCACGGTCTGACCGCGATCCTGCTCAGGGCGGAGCTGGCCCGGCGGCTGGCGGACGGCGATCCGGCCCGCTGCCGGGCCGAGCTGGCGGGCATCGCGCGGCTGGCCGAGCGCGGCCGCGCCGAGCTGGGGGCGCTGGCGGACGACGGGCCCCGGCTGTCCTTCACCGCCGAACTGGCGTCGGCGGCGGTGGTGTTGGAGGCCGCCGGGATCGTGGTGGAGCTGGAGGACGGGCCGGTGCCGGACGCGGCGGGGGCGGTGCTGGGCGTGGTGCTGCGCGAGGCCGTCACCAACGTCCTGCGGCACAGCCGGGCCCGGCACGCGCGGATCGCCGTCTCGGCGGCCGGCGGGGCGGTGCGGCTGGAGGTGGAGAACGACGGCGTCGGGGCGGACGTCACCGCGCCCGGCTCCGGGATCGGCGGGCTGACGGTCCGGCTGGCCGGGGCGGGCGGCACGCTGGCCGCCGGGCCGGACGACGGGTGGTACCTGCTGCGGGCCGAAGTGCCGCTGCGCTGA
- a CDS encoding DEAD/DEAH box helicase, translating to MPRQPPGSEGPAPRTWCPVRAPRLFHRPRAASVPLPCRRPRGASRMSLPAVTSFEELDLPGELLTILARRGLTTPFPIQAATLPSSLVGRDVLGRGRTGSGKTLAFGLAVLARTAGQQAEPRCPVALVLVPTRELAQQVAEVLTPYAHAARLRMATVVGGVPVRRQAQVLNRGAEIVVATPGRLKDLVERRLCRLDRVAVTVLDEADRMADMGFLPEVTAFLEQVPGGGQTLLFSATLDRKVDGLVRRFLKDPVTHSVDPSAGAVGTMEHHVLHVRNADKDATIAHIAARDGRVIMFTDTKNGADRLVETLLASGVKAAALHGDKSQPQRTRTLEQFRSGEVAALVATDVAARGIHVDGLDLVVNLDPPTDHKDYLHRGGRTARAGESGTVVTLVLPHQRRRTARMMATAGVTPLSTEVRAGDEKLVRITGARVPTGVPVTVPDPVVERPRRNRSAAGRPRRPAPARSRSAAGGSGGASRAQHG from the coding sequence CTGCCACGGCAACCGCCTGGCAGCGAGGGGCCCGCGCCGCGCACCTGGTGCCCGGTGCGGGCCCCTCGGCTTTTCCACCGCCCCCGTGCCGCTTCCGTGCCGCTTCCGTGCCGCCGTCCGAGAGGGGCCTCCCGCATGAGCCTGCCCGCCGTCACTTCCTTCGAGGAACTGGACCTGCCGGGAGAACTGCTGACGATCCTGGCGCGCCGGGGCCTCACCACCCCCTTCCCGATCCAGGCCGCGACGCTGCCGAGCTCGCTGGTCGGCCGGGACGTGCTGGGGCGGGGCCGCACCGGCTCCGGCAAGACGCTCGCGTTCGGCCTCGCCGTGCTGGCCCGCACCGCCGGGCAGCAGGCCGAGCCGCGCTGCCCGGTCGCGCTGGTCCTGGTCCCCACCCGTGAGCTCGCGCAGCAGGTCGCCGAGGTCCTCACCCCGTACGCCCACGCGGCGCGGCTGCGGATGGCCACCGTGGTCGGCGGGGTGCCGGTCCGCCGCCAGGCGCAGGTGCTGAACCGCGGCGCGGAGATCGTGGTGGCCACGCCCGGCCGGCTGAAGGACCTGGTCGAGCGCAGGCTCTGCCGCCTGGACCGGGTCGCCGTCACCGTCCTCGACGAGGCCGACCGGATGGCCGACATGGGCTTCCTGCCCGAGGTCACCGCGTTCCTCGAACAGGTCCCCGGGGGCGGCCAGACGCTGCTGTTCTCCGCCACCCTCGACCGCAAGGTCGACGGCCTGGTGCGGCGTTTCCTGAAGGACCCGGTCACCCACTCGGTGGACCCGTCCGCGGGGGCGGTCGGCACGATGGAGCACCACGTGCTGCACGTCCGGAACGCCGACAAGGACGCCACGATCGCCCACATCGCCGCCCGCGACGGCCGGGTGATCATGTTCACCGACACCAAGAACGGCGCGGACCGCCTGGTCGAGACGCTGCTGGCGAGCGGTGTGAAGGCCGCGGCCCTGCACGGGGACAAGTCCCAGCCGCAGCGTACCCGCACCCTGGAGCAGTTCCGCAGCGGCGAGGTCGCCGCGCTCGTCGCCACCGACGTCGCCGCCCGCGGCATCCACGTCGACGGCCTCGACCTGGTCGTCAACCTGGACCCGCCCACCGACCACAAGGACTACCTGCACCGCGGCGGCCGCACCGCCCGGGCCGGCGAGTCCGGCACCGTCGTCACCCTGGTCCTCCCCCACCAGCGCCGCCGGACGGCCCGGATGATGGCCACGGCCGGCGTCACCCCCCTCAGCACCGAGGTCCGGGCCGGCGACGAGAAGCTCGTCCGGATCACCGGCGCCCGCGTCCCCACCGGCGTGCCCGTCACCGTCCCCGACCCCGTGGTCGAGCGCCCCCGCCGCAACCGGTCCGCCGCCGGCCGGCCCCGCCGCCCCGCCCCCGCCCGCAGCCGGTCGGCCGCCGGCGGCTCGGGCGGCGCGTCCCGGGCCCAGCACGGCTAG
- a CDS encoding cold-shock protein: MANGTVKWFNAEKGFGFIEQEGGGPDVFAHYSNINASGFRELLEGQKVEFDVTQGQKGPQAENIRPL; encoded by the coding sequence ATGGCTAACGGCACCGTGAAGTGGTTCAACGCGGAAAAGGGCTTCGGCTTCATCGAGCAGGAGGGTGGCGGCCCGGACGTGTTCGCCCACTACTCGAACATCAACGCCAGCGGCTTCCGCGAGCTGCTCGAGGGCCAGAAGGTCGAGTTCGACGTCACGCAGGGCCAGAAGGGCCCGCAGGCGGAGAACATTCGCCCGCTGTAG
- a CDS encoding galactose oxidase early set domain-containing protein, giving the protein MTHRRPRAVLAAAAVTAALATTTILTAPAPAASATTDPFAGNRGLRITGEQLQAEVRAAEVAAFGRPAAESMARDRIGLRAVQTGYPQTTRTNRFTMLTRTQGEFNSTFDPAKSGQFKQYIPSPEFADHVALLPTGKVLMFSFESVEDNPQKETAPTDVIGRQNAGRAYLWTPPANDTDPGEFKAVPPPVVDMPDGLDEPRPAPFFCAGHSYLPNGMVGVFGGNLGGNGGTGAKLALVFDPWTETWHREQDMSVGRWYPSVVTGADGRQTIMSGQSELGFGTPTPVIERFPAKGTDVPHARSAAPDNVALDRWKADAPYRMDYPHLFSLRDGRIYGFGRSSDQQFVFDPANETRSPLPNRPDGFPRLYGSAVALPNGTAGPDSVLVLGGNYKDPDTFKFSGGRWTKDKPRNLGRAQDDTLIFPDGNLFTVNGAVGIRDYGLGDYNPNVPDDRFRQVELRDADGNWTLGPKQRLPRGYHSNAVVLPDGRIMVTGDELQQIANNPDIKSGNNGTIEIYEPPYLHQGGKRPDIRTVPTQPVGYGKKFRVNTDSPDQAARAVLLAPVTSTHSVDTSQRRLELKLAGAGSQLLLDSPASAADAPPGWYMLFLLNDAGVPSVAKWIQLSPNA; this is encoded by the coding sequence ATGACGCACAGAAGACCGAGGGCAGTACTGGCGGCCGCCGCCGTCACCGCCGCCCTGGCGACCACCACGATCCTGACCGCCCCCGCTCCGGCGGCCTCCGCCACGACCGACCCCTTCGCGGGGAACCGCGGGCTGCGCATCACCGGCGAGCAGCTGCAGGCCGAGGTCCGCGCCGCCGAAGTGGCCGCGTTCGGACGCCCGGCCGCCGAGTCGATGGCCCGGGACCGGATCGGCCTGCGGGCCGTCCAGACCGGCTATCCGCAGACCACCCGCACCAACCGGTTCACCATGCTGACCAGGACGCAGGGGGAGTTCAACAGCACCTTCGACCCCGCGAAGTCCGGGCAGTTCAAGCAGTACATCCCCTCTCCCGAGTTCGCCGACCACGTCGCGCTGCTGCCCACCGGCAAGGTGCTGATGTTCTCCTTCGAGTCCGTCGAGGACAACCCGCAGAAGGAGACCGCGCCCACCGACGTCATCGGCAGGCAGAACGCCGGCCGCGCCTACCTCTGGACGCCGCCCGCGAACGACACCGACCCGGGCGAGTTCAAGGCCGTCCCGCCCCCGGTCGTCGACATGCCGGACGGCCTGGACGAGCCGCGCCCCGCGCCGTTCTTCTGCGCCGGGCACTCCTACCTGCCCAACGGCATGGTCGGCGTCTTCGGCGGCAACCTCGGCGGCAACGGCGGCACCGGAGCCAAGCTGGCCCTGGTCTTCGACCCGTGGACCGAGACCTGGCACCGGGAGCAGGACATGTCGGTCGGCCGCTGGTACCCGAGCGTGGTCACCGGGGCCGACGGCCGGCAGACCATCATGTCCGGCCAGTCCGAGCTCGGCTTCGGCACCCCGACCCCGGTGATCGAACGCTTCCCGGCCAAGGGCACCGACGTCCCCCACGCCAGGTCGGCGGCGCCCGACAACGTCGCGCTGGACCGGTGGAAGGCGGACGCCCCGTACCGGATGGACTACCCGCACCTGTTCTCGCTCAGGGACGGCAGGATCTACGGCTTCGGCCGCAGCTCCGACCAGCAGTTCGTCTTCGACCCGGCGAACGAGACCCGCAGCCCGCTGCCCAACCGGCCCGACGGCTTCCCCCGCCTGTACGGATCGGCCGTCGCCCTGCCCAACGGCACCGCCGGCCCGGACTCGGTGCTCGTCCTCGGCGGCAACTACAAGGACCCCGACACCTTCAAGTTCTCGGGCGGCCGGTGGACCAAGGACAAGCCGCGCAACCTCGGCCGCGCCCAGGACGACACGCTGATCTTCCCCGACGGCAACCTGTTCACCGTCAACGGAGCCGTCGGCATCCGCGACTACGGCCTCGGTGACTACAACCCGAACGTCCCCGACGACCGGTTCCGCCAGGTCGAACTGCGGGACGCCGACGGCAACTGGACCCTCGGCCCGAAGCAGCGGCTGCCGCGCGGCTACCACTCCAACGCGGTCGTCCTGCCCGACGGCCGGATCATGGTCACCGGGGACGAGCTCCAGCAGATCGCCAACAACCCGGACATCAAGTCCGGCAACAACGGCACCATCGAGATCTACGAGCCGCCGTACCTGCACCAGGGCGGAAAACGCCCGGACATCAGGACCGTACCGACCCAACCGGTGGGTTACGGCAAGAAGTTCCGGGTCAACACCGACTCGCCGGACCAGGCCGCCCGCGCCGTCCTGCTCGCCCCCGTCACCTCCACGCACTCGGTCGACACCAGCCAGCGCCGCCTGGAGCTCAAGCTCGCCGGCGCCGGCAGCCAGCTCCTGCTCGACAGCCCGGCCTCGGCCGCCGACGCCCCTCCCGGCTGGTACATGCTCTTCCTGCTCAACGACGCCGGGGTGCCCAGCGTGGCCAAGTGGATCCAGCTGAGCCCGAACGCCTGA